The genomic window TCACTTGGCCCACGCGGCGGGAAGTCGTCTCCTCCACCCTGATCATCATCGCCATGAGCGCCTTTCTGGCCGTGCTCATCGGGGTGTTCGACTTTGGGATGTCCACGCTCATTGA from bacterium includes these protein-coding regions:
- the secE gene encoding preprotein translocase subunit SecE, whose translation is MFDRIKRFVRETRVELSKVTWPTRREVVSSTLIIIAMSAFLAVLIGVFDFGMSTLIDWILSQR